From the genome of Chelonoidis abingdonii isolate Lonesome George chromosome 25, CheloAbing_2.0, whole genome shotgun sequence, one region includes:
- the LUZP1 gene encoding leucine zipper protein 1 isoform X2, producing the protein MAEFTGYKETSNRHLRFKLQSLGRRLDELEEATKNLQKAEDELLDLQDKVIQAEGSNSSMLADVEALRKRVLKIEGKDEEIRKAEELCQLMKEKLEEEESLTRELKSEIEQLQKRMAELEKLEEAFGRSKNDCTQLCLSLNEEKNLTKKISTELEVLRMKVRELEASEDRLDKTEHSLVSELEKLKSLTLSFASERKHFSEREKQNEKLIQELTQKLEQNNKLNRADQTRNASNLLERSSNSLLDRNDLRIEDDLTSALPFKETRRKGSLDYLKHVENETRNKSENQKNKNQEDNKVKDLNQEIEKLKSQIKRFESLEEELKKMKAKNNDLQDSYLSEQNKNKLLTGQLEEIKIQIKKQKDMENGEVESEEMSLPIRIRHDRPKYRGITAEPAISKHKSQELSPQHKRERTRNREFSSNNDSYTTSSKQAPSPSLITRRTPKASSTSALLETVITDTKRMEDKSAVATYLSMQKDSGAPQNEVKKSREQPSVLSRYPPAAHEHKPWKAASKPGNESGLKTKVEKLSQSFNDVCQGNSDALDEKSSKGEMTVSLTEKMKTSQTEMSDLCVEIPFMKNNHAPSNETASSYRYHISSQLLAAESISSKAEAATVSVISHRQSPEGKSKRTINSQEREFTDTFHENTKPPNLLKYSNSSKSQEDILQILTSQGKEEMDQSAPSVTGQSNVGIKSDSLRSKAIKPASHEKLSTDEEIGKSTNATTESELETRKKPSSREFSSSRGALRASLFENDKNTGNEDDSPKSIKTSSDADSVGLKSRRSFSPREALRSKAIIKPVIIEKDMKEVMGGAGSEEYSQNQKSLFKTVTNKMTSSITIFPSEPANTRTNTNAAAKERHTSTSNIRVTPNELSTITNNISTPFEISINKSDIALKLSEADKTEDLALRNRTETLISRSSIMIKPSEPIEKNNCEPSLETISWKSHGPLEAESPETKHITLRSSWRTRRGLQSLEDSQIKVEKNTASTSTKACKSSTDLSEMEGANARIHLLEQNSRRSRGTINSWYTPELEFRRTQSSLSASELSTQRSYVHDPITASTWNRMTLPEESKDFVPTSRRKQYGSSEQLSQSETSKKRPTSQVELQQRPGTSPHAQLGCKTEDQGIYRSSRMTSRR; encoded by the coding sequence atggcagaaTTTACAGGTTATAAGGAGACTTCAAATCGCCATCTTCGATTCAAGTTACAGAGTCTTGGCCGTCGTCTTGATGAACTGGAAGAAGCAACAAAAAATCTCCAGAAAGCAGAGGATGAGCTTCTTGACCTTCAGGACAAAGTAATCCAGGCAGAAGGCAGCAATTCCAGCATGCTGGCCGACGTAGAAGCTTTGAGAAAAAGAGTGCTGAAAATTGAAGGCAAGGATGAAGAAATAAGAAAAGCTGAAGAGCTCTGTCAGTTGATGAAGGaaaagctggaggaggaggaaagtctcACTCGAGAACTTAAATCAGAAATTGAACAGCTTCAGAAGAGAATGGCAGAACTGGAAAAACTGGAGGAAGCTTTCGGCAGGAGCAAAAACGATTGTACTCAGCTGTGTCTGAGccttaatgaagaaaaaaatttgACCAAAAAAATATCTACAGAGTTGGAAGTACTTAGGATGAAAGTAAGAGAACTTGAAGCATCTGAAGACAGATTGGATAAAACTGAACATAGTTTAGTAAGTGAGTTAGAAAAGCTGAAATCTTTAACACTGAGCTTTGCTAGTGAAAGAAAACACTTCAGTGAAAGAGAAAAGCAGAATGAAAAATTAATCCAGGAGCTAACACAAAAACtagaacaaaacaacaaactaAATAGGGCAGATCAAACTAGAAATGCATCAAACCTTCTAGAAAGATCATCAAATAGTCTTCTGGATAGAAATGACCTGAGAATTGAAGATGACTTGACCTCTGCATTGCCCTTTAAAGAAACCAGAAGAAAGGGAAGCTTGGATTACCTAAAGCATGTAGAAAATGAAACCAGAAATAAATCAGAaaatcaaaagaataaaaatcaaGAAGACAACAAAGTGAAAGATCTCAACCAAGAAATTGAGAAACTTAAAAGTCAAATTAAACGTTTTGAATCTTTAGAAGAAgaacttaaaaaaatgaaagccaaaAATAATGACCTGCAAGATAGTTATCTGAGTGAGCAGAATAAAAACAAGCTCCTGACTGGTCAATTGGAagagattaaaattcaaataaagaaacaaaaggatATGGAGAACGGTGAGGTGGAAAGTGAAGAAATGAGCCTCCCCATCAGAATTAGACATGATAGGCCTAAATACAGAGGTATCACAGCTGAGCCAGCAATTTCAAAACACAAGTCACAGGAGCTTTCACCTCAGCATAAACGAGAAAGAACACGGAACAGAGAGTTCTCTTCCAATAATGACAGTTATACCACAAGTAGCAAGCAAGCTCCCAGTCCAAGTTTAATTACTAGGAGAACACCAAAGGCATCTAGTACATCTGCTCTACTAGAAACTGTGATTACTGATACAAAAAGAATGGAAGACAAATCAGCAGTTGCTACATATTTATCTATGCAGAAAGATAGTGGTGCTCCACAAAATGAAGTGAAGAAATCAAGAGAGCAGCCATCTGTGCTGAGTCGATACCCACCGGCTGCACATGAGCACAAACCTTGGAAAGCAGCTTCCAAACCTGGGAATGAAAGTGGACTGAAGACCAAGGTTGAAAAGCTATCTCAATCATTTAATGATGTTTGCCAAGGTAACTCTGATGCACTTGATGAAAAATCAAGCAAAGGAGAAATGACTGTATCTTTGACTGAAAAGATgaaaaccagccaaacagagatgTCTGATCTATGTGTAGAGATACCCTTTATGAAAAATAATCATGCACCATCCAATGAAACAGCTTCATCATATAGATACCATATCTCTTCTCAGCTGCTAGCAGCTGAATCCATCAGCTCTAAAGCAGAAGCAGCAACAGTCTCTGTTATATCTCACAGACAGTCCCCAGAAGGGAAATCTAAAAGAACAATAAACTCCCAAGAAAGAGAATTTACAGACACTTTTCATGAAAATACAAAGCCTccaaatttattaaaatattcaaaCAGCTCAAAAAGTCAAGAAGACATCTTACAGATTCTCACAAGTCAAGGTAAGGAAGAAATGGACCAATCTGCACCATCAGTTACAGGTCAGTCAAATGTTGGCATAAAATCTGACTCTTTGAGATCCAAAGCCATCAAACCAGCTAGCCATGAAAAACTTAGTACAGATGAGGAGATTGGTAAAAGCACCAATGCTACTACTGAGTCAGAACTTGAGACGAGAAAGAAACCCAGTTCCAGAGAATTCTCAAGCTCCAGAGGAGCTCTCAGAGCATCTCTCtttgaaaatgataaaaatacTGGAAATGAAGATGACTCCCCCAAATCCATAAAGACATCTTCAGACGCTGACAGCGTAGGATTGAAATCCAGAAGGTCATTCAGCCCTAGAGAGGCTTTGAGATCAAAAGCCATCATTAAACCTGTAATAATTGAAAAGGACATGAAAGAAGTAATGGGAGGGGCTGGGTCTGAAGAATACTCTCAAAACCAgaaatctctctttaaaactgTGACAAATAAAATGACAAGCAGCATAACAATCTTCCCTTCTGAGCCAGCCAACACAAGGACCAACACAAATGCAGCCGCAAAGGAAAGACATACTTCTACCAGCAATATTAGAGTCACTCCAAATGAGCTGTCAACCATAACAAACAACATCAGCACACCCTTTGAGATCTCAATTAATAAGAGTGATATTGCTCTGAAATTATCTGAGGCAGATAAAACTGAGGATTTAGCTCTGAGAAACAGGACAGAAACACTAATTTCAAGAAGCAGTATTATGATAAAACCTTCTGAACCCATTGAGAAGAACAATTGTGAGCCATCCTTAGAGACAATCAGCTGGAAAAGCCATGGGCCTTTAGAAGCAGAGTCACCAGAGACAAAACACATCACTCTGAGAAGTTCTTGGAGGACAAGGCGGGGATTACAATCTTTGGAAGACTCTCAAATCAAGGTGGAAAAAAATACAGCTTCCACTAGTACAAAGGCATGCAAGTCATCTACAGACCTCTCTGAAATGGAAGGGGCCAATGCAAGAATACATTTACTTGAGCAGAATTCAAGAAGGTCCAGGGGCACTATTAATTCTTGGTATACCCCTGAATTAGAATTCAGAAGGACCCAAAGTAGCTTAAGTGCATCCGAGCTATCTACTCAAAGGAGCTATGTCCATGATCCCATCACTGCTTCTACTTGGAATCGCATGACGTTACCA
- the LUZP1 gene encoding leucine zipper protein 1 isoform X1, translating into MAEFTGYKETSNRHLRFKLQSLGRRLDELEEATKNLQKAEDELLDLQDKVIQAEGSNSSMLADVEALRKRVLKIEGKDEEIRKAEELCQLMKEKLEEEESLTRELKSEIEQLQKRMAELEKLEEAFGRSKNDCTQLCLSLNEEKNLTKKISTELEVLRMKVRELEASEDRLDKTEHSLVSELEKLKSLTLSFASERKHFSEREKQNEKLIQELTQKLEQNNKLNRADQTRNASNLLERSSNSLLDRNDLRIEDDLTSALPFKETRRKGSLDYLKHVENETRNKSENQKNKNQEDNKVKDLNQEIEKLKSQIKRFESLEEELKKMKAKNNDLQDSYLSEQNKNKLLTGQLEEIKIQIKKQKDMENGEVESEEMSLPIRIRHDRPKYRGITAEPAISKHKSQELSPQHKRERTRNREFSSNNDSYTTSSKQAPSPSLITRRTPKASSTSALLETVITDTKRMEDKSAVATYLSMQKDSGAPQNEVKKSREQPSVLSRYPPAAHEHKPWKAASKPGNESGLKTKVEKLSQSFNDVCQGNSDALDEKSSKGEMTVSLTEKMKTSQTEMSDLCVEIPFMKNNHAPSNETASSYRYHISSQLLAAESISSKAEAATVSVISHRQSPEGKSKRTINSQEREFTDTFHENTKPPNLLKYSNSSKSQEDILQILTSQGKEEMDQSAPSVTGQSNVGIKSDSLRSKAIKPASHEKLSTDEEIGKSTNATTESELETRKKPSSREFSSSRGALRASLFENDKNTGNEDDSPKSIKTSSDADSVGLKSRRSFSPREALRSKAIIKPVIIEKDMKEVMGGAGSEEYSQNQKSLFKTVTNKMTSSITIFPSEPANTRTNTNAAAKERHTSTSNIRVTPNELSTITNNISTPFEISINKSDIALKLSEADKTEDLALRNRTETLISRSSIMIKPSEPIEKNNCEPSLETISWKSHGPLEAESPETKHITLRSSWRTRRGLQSLEDSQIKVEKNTASTSTKACKSSTDLSEMEGANARIHLLEQNSRRSRGTINSWYTPELEFRRTQSSLSASELSTQRSYVHDPITASTWNRMTLPEESKDFVPTSRRKQYGSSEQLSQSETSKKRPTSQVELQQRPGTSPHAQLGCKTEDQEGGCRDFSQGNPTSHLWAETGFVSTGI; encoded by the coding sequence atggcagaaTTTACAGGTTATAAGGAGACTTCAAATCGCCATCTTCGATTCAAGTTACAGAGTCTTGGCCGTCGTCTTGATGAACTGGAAGAAGCAACAAAAAATCTCCAGAAAGCAGAGGATGAGCTTCTTGACCTTCAGGACAAAGTAATCCAGGCAGAAGGCAGCAATTCCAGCATGCTGGCCGACGTAGAAGCTTTGAGAAAAAGAGTGCTGAAAATTGAAGGCAAGGATGAAGAAATAAGAAAAGCTGAAGAGCTCTGTCAGTTGATGAAGGaaaagctggaggaggaggaaagtctcACTCGAGAACTTAAATCAGAAATTGAACAGCTTCAGAAGAGAATGGCAGAACTGGAAAAACTGGAGGAAGCTTTCGGCAGGAGCAAAAACGATTGTACTCAGCTGTGTCTGAGccttaatgaagaaaaaaatttgACCAAAAAAATATCTACAGAGTTGGAAGTACTTAGGATGAAAGTAAGAGAACTTGAAGCATCTGAAGACAGATTGGATAAAACTGAACATAGTTTAGTAAGTGAGTTAGAAAAGCTGAAATCTTTAACACTGAGCTTTGCTAGTGAAAGAAAACACTTCAGTGAAAGAGAAAAGCAGAATGAAAAATTAATCCAGGAGCTAACACAAAAACtagaacaaaacaacaaactaAATAGGGCAGATCAAACTAGAAATGCATCAAACCTTCTAGAAAGATCATCAAATAGTCTTCTGGATAGAAATGACCTGAGAATTGAAGATGACTTGACCTCTGCATTGCCCTTTAAAGAAACCAGAAGAAAGGGAAGCTTGGATTACCTAAAGCATGTAGAAAATGAAACCAGAAATAAATCAGAaaatcaaaagaataaaaatcaaGAAGACAACAAAGTGAAAGATCTCAACCAAGAAATTGAGAAACTTAAAAGTCAAATTAAACGTTTTGAATCTTTAGAAGAAgaacttaaaaaaatgaaagccaaaAATAATGACCTGCAAGATAGTTATCTGAGTGAGCAGAATAAAAACAAGCTCCTGACTGGTCAATTGGAagagattaaaattcaaataaagaaacaaaaggatATGGAGAACGGTGAGGTGGAAAGTGAAGAAATGAGCCTCCCCATCAGAATTAGACATGATAGGCCTAAATACAGAGGTATCACAGCTGAGCCAGCAATTTCAAAACACAAGTCACAGGAGCTTTCACCTCAGCATAAACGAGAAAGAACACGGAACAGAGAGTTCTCTTCCAATAATGACAGTTATACCACAAGTAGCAAGCAAGCTCCCAGTCCAAGTTTAATTACTAGGAGAACACCAAAGGCATCTAGTACATCTGCTCTACTAGAAACTGTGATTACTGATACAAAAAGAATGGAAGACAAATCAGCAGTTGCTACATATTTATCTATGCAGAAAGATAGTGGTGCTCCACAAAATGAAGTGAAGAAATCAAGAGAGCAGCCATCTGTGCTGAGTCGATACCCACCGGCTGCACATGAGCACAAACCTTGGAAAGCAGCTTCCAAACCTGGGAATGAAAGTGGACTGAAGACCAAGGTTGAAAAGCTATCTCAATCATTTAATGATGTTTGCCAAGGTAACTCTGATGCACTTGATGAAAAATCAAGCAAAGGAGAAATGACTGTATCTTTGACTGAAAAGATgaaaaccagccaaacagagatgTCTGATCTATGTGTAGAGATACCCTTTATGAAAAATAATCATGCACCATCCAATGAAACAGCTTCATCATATAGATACCATATCTCTTCTCAGCTGCTAGCAGCTGAATCCATCAGCTCTAAAGCAGAAGCAGCAACAGTCTCTGTTATATCTCACAGACAGTCCCCAGAAGGGAAATCTAAAAGAACAATAAACTCCCAAGAAAGAGAATTTACAGACACTTTTCATGAAAATACAAAGCCTccaaatttattaaaatattcaaaCAGCTCAAAAAGTCAAGAAGACATCTTACAGATTCTCACAAGTCAAGGTAAGGAAGAAATGGACCAATCTGCACCATCAGTTACAGGTCAGTCAAATGTTGGCATAAAATCTGACTCTTTGAGATCCAAAGCCATCAAACCAGCTAGCCATGAAAAACTTAGTACAGATGAGGAGATTGGTAAAAGCACCAATGCTACTACTGAGTCAGAACTTGAGACGAGAAAGAAACCCAGTTCCAGAGAATTCTCAAGCTCCAGAGGAGCTCTCAGAGCATCTCTCtttgaaaatgataaaaatacTGGAAATGAAGATGACTCCCCCAAATCCATAAAGACATCTTCAGACGCTGACAGCGTAGGATTGAAATCCAGAAGGTCATTCAGCCCTAGAGAGGCTTTGAGATCAAAAGCCATCATTAAACCTGTAATAATTGAAAAGGACATGAAAGAAGTAATGGGAGGGGCTGGGTCTGAAGAATACTCTCAAAACCAgaaatctctctttaaaactgTGACAAATAAAATGACAAGCAGCATAACAATCTTCCCTTCTGAGCCAGCCAACACAAGGACCAACACAAATGCAGCCGCAAAGGAAAGACATACTTCTACCAGCAATATTAGAGTCACTCCAAATGAGCTGTCAACCATAACAAACAACATCAGCACACCCTTTGAGATCTCAATTAATAAGAGTGATATTGCTCTGAAATTATCTGAGGCAGATAAAACTGAGGATTTAGCTCTGAGAAACAGGACAGAAACACTAATTTCAAGAAGCAGTATTATGATAAAACCTTCTGAACCCATTGAGAAGAACAATTGTGAGCCATCCTTAGAGACAATCAGCTGGAAAAGCCATGGGCCTTTAGAAGCAGAGTCACCAGAGACAAAACACATCACTCTGAGAAGTTCTTGGAGGACAAGGCGGGGATTACAATCTTTGGAAGACTCTCAAATCAAGGTGGAAAAAAATACAGCTTCCACTAGTACAAAGGCATGCAAGTCATCTACAGACCTCTCTGAAATGGAAGGGGCCAATGCAAGAATACATTTACTTGAGCAGAATTCAAGAAGGTCCAGGGGCACTATTAATTCTTGGTATACCCCTGAATTAGAATTCAGAAGGACCCAAAGTAGCTTAAGTGCATCCGAGCTATCTACTCAAAGGAGCTATGTCCATGATCCCATCACTGCTTCTACTTGGAATCGCATGACGTTACCA